A genomic stretch from Calditrichota bacterium includes:
- a CDS encoding DUF1682 domain-containing protein translates to MNSKRAIRVGVVLLALLMLFSGVYANGLTGGRGLTYVKSAWNLKPGYLTMFARTQVWGKVVSRNLANTTSSIGVWDIQGALSLSYGFSNHIELSLAPVVYQDTQRGEKKYMAPGDLYLGLKFGSYNIRGSSVTWGVSVNTRFPTGKDANIQFEPYSAGTVEWGFMGMVSYSRDPLYPDENINVDFNLGYLNHNDVGEKLSGNGNDPYGVPSMTQELLYGAGLKIPASGFDFSVELFGNSFIQKPPKQTAYSVENYLFLTPTISYQAYRWLNLRVGADFRLTSDKDETTYQFISRPHDVPNYPAWRLNFGMNLLLLPTSVYKTSDKDVLIKKAESRRELFEQIIREQRQTESAEEELQRIKAERRKAERELERLRKILQGDKKKTTKEPPPHP, encoded by the coding sequence ATGAATAGCAAGAGAGCCATTCGTGTGGGGGTCGTATTACTCGCTTTGTTAATGCTTTTTTCGGGCGTGTATGCGAATGGGCTTACCGGCGGGAGAGGGTTGACTTACGTAAAATCGGCGTGGAATCTGAAGCCCGGTTATTTAACCATGTTTGCCCGAACTCAGGTCTGGGGAAAAGTTGTCTCGAGAAATCTGGCAAATACCACATCCTCGATTGGCGTTTGGGACATTCAGGGCGCGCTGAGTTTGAGCTACGGTTTTAGCAATCACATTGAGCTGTCTCTTGCTCCGGTTGTTTATCAAGACACGCAGCGCGGCGAAAAGAAATATATGGCGCCGGGCGATTTGTATCTGGGGCTCAAATTTGGATCTTATAATATCAGAGGGAGCTCCGTCACCTGGGGCGTCAGCGTAAACACGCGATTTCCGACAGGCAAAGACGCAAACATACAATTTGAGCCGTATTCCGCCGGCACAGTGGAATGGGGATTTATGGGAATGGTTTCCTATTCACGGGATCCGCTTTATCCCGATGAAAATATAAATGTCGATTTCAACTTAGGCTATCTCAACCATAACGACGTCGGCGAGAAATTGAGCGGCAATGGGAACGATCCCTACGGCGTCCCGTCGATGACTCAGGAACTTCTTTACGGCGCCGGACTAAAAATTCCGGCCAGCGGTTTTGATTTTTCGGTGGAGCTATTTGGTAATTCTTTTATTCAGAAACCTCCCAAACAGACAGCTTACAGTGTTGAAAATTATCTGTTTCTCACGCCGACCATCAGCTATCAGGCTTATCGCTGGTTGAATCTCCGCGTAGGGGCGGATTTCCGTTTGACGTCTGATAAAGATGAGACAACTTATCAATTCATCAGCCGGCCTCACGATGTGCCAAATTATCCGGCGTGGCGGCTCAATTTTGGCATGAATTTGCTGTTGTTGCCGACCTCGGTTTACAAAACCAGCGACAAAGATGTGCTGATCAAAAAAGCTGAAAGCAGACGGGAATTGTTCGAGCAGATTATTCGGGAACAGCGCCAGACTGAATCGGCAGAAGAAGAATTGCAGCGAATCAAGGCCGAACGTCGCAAGGCAGAGCGCGAACTGGAGCGATTGAGAAAGATTCTGCAGGGGGACAAGAAAAAAACTACCAAGGAACCGCCGCCTCATCCGTAA
- a CDS encoding OmpA family protein — MGNPAKKLTSGKVIGIFFVVVFAIVILFNCQLWAQQEIKARVFKDVDKLFLQARTAQADILSPENYKKAVAVQEDALKDFSRGKNVDDKIEEIKKWLNLSIKSAKRAKISLAHLIKAREEALNANVIEYSRDLFEKAERLFGEATRQLEKSNVKKAKEKSLQSEKLFREAELIAIKTSIIGRVKKRLAADEKNKIPKFAPQTLGRASRLLEEAEVILNSDRSAKTDAKGKAEMADYEISHAEFLANQIKQLREDDLNWEKLILEHENYFKKICKSLSLEARFDNGFGKPTKAIIKTINSLKQQNKDLSEEISRMDQNIEKLGEDKLELQNQLSQLKEKEAGLRTKLSLEEKRKQKFKRIETLFSRDEAKVLREGENVLLRLTGLKFASGKSVIDPEYFGLLTKVQRAIRIFPDYHITIEGHTDNKGDARKNQSLSLNRARSVMSYLMANMGLTEQQISSVGFGESRPVATNETREGRARNRRIDIVLSPPNN, encoded by the coding sequence ATGGGCAATCCAGCAAAAAAATTAACTTCCGGGAAAGTGATTGGAATTTTTTTTGTAGTTGTTTTCGCAATTGTCATTTTATTCAATTGTCAGCTTTGGGCTCAGCAAGAGATTAAGGCGCGAGTCTTTAAAGATGTGGATAAATTATTCTTGCAAGCCCGGACGGCGCAAGCTGATATTTTATCTCCTGAAAATTACAAAAAGGCGGTTGCGGTTCAAGAAGATGCGCTGAAGGATTTCAGTCGTGGGAAAAATGTCGATGACAAAATCGAAGAAATTAAGAAATGGCTAAATCTCTCCATCAAAAGCGCAAAGCGGGCAAAAATTTCATTGGCGCATTTGATCAAAGCCCGGGAAGAAGCGCTGAACGCGAACGTTATCGAATATTCGAGAGATTTGTTCGAAAAAGCAGAGAGGCTTTTCGGCGAGGCGACGCGTCAATTGGAAAAAAGCAACGTGAAAAAGGCAAAAGAAAAATCCCTTCAGTCAGAAAAATTGTTTCGCGAGGCTGAGTTGATTGCCATAAAAACCAGCATCATCGGCCGTGTGAAAAAGAGGCTGGCAGCGGATGAAAAAAATAAAATTCCCAAATTTGCACCGCAAACTCTGGGCAGAGCGAGCCGTTTGCTGGAAGAGGCCGAGGTAATTTTGAACAGCGATCGCAGCGCGAAGACAGACGCCAAAGGCAAAGCGGAAATGGCCGATTATGAAATCAGTCATGCCGAATTTCTTGCCAATCAAATTAAACAGCTCAGGGAAGACGACCTCAACTGGGAAAAATTAATACTGGAACATGAAAATTATTTTAAAAAGATCTGTAAAAGTCTCTCTCTGGAGGCTCGATTTGACAATGGGTTTGGGAAGCCGACCAAGGCAATCATCAAAACTATCAATAGCTTGAAACAGCAGAACAAAGATCTGTCAGAGGAAATCTCCCGTATGGATCAAAATATCGAGAAATTAGGAGAAGACAAATTGGAGTTGCAAAACCAGTTGTCGCAACTGAAGGAGAAAGAGGCTGGTTTACGCACAAAACTGTCTCTTGAAGAAAAACGCAAACAAAAATTCAAAAGAATAGAAACTCTCTTCAGCAGAGATGAGGCCAAGGTATTGCGCGAAGGCGAAAATGTGCTTCTTCGTCTGACGGGGCTGAAATTTGCCAGTGGCAAATCAGTTATCGATCCGGAATACTTTGGTTTGCTCACTAAAGTCCAACGAGCAATTCGCATTTTTCCCGATTACCACATTACCATCGAAGGTCACACGGACAATAAGGGCGACGCGCGCAAAAATCAATCTTTGTCGCTGAATCGTGCCCGCTCGGTTATGTCTTACCTGATGGCAAACATGGGTTTGACTGAACAGCAGATTTCTTCGGTGGGATTCGGCGAAAGTCGACCTGTCGCAACGAATGAAACCCGAGAAGGCCGCGCGCGGAATCGCAGAATCGATATTGTTTTAAGCCCGCCAAACAATTAA
- a CDS encoding epoxyqueuosine reductase QueH, which yields MESEMKNVLLHTCCGPCVTVPLERLRDSFQVTCYFYNPNIHPEQEYQQRLDELKRLLKELEAEIIVGEYDPKNWFAAVKGLEHEPEGGKRCAVCFRFRLERTAKVAVEKGFDAFTTVMSISPHKSAQLLNDIGNELSEKYGVEYIEANFKKKDGFKRSAELSRKYNLYRQNYCGCIFSRR from the coding sequence ATGGAATCAGAAATGAAAAATGTTTTGCTCCATACCTGTTGTGGCCCGTGTGTCACTGTGCCGCTGGAGAGGCTGCGAGATTCGTTTCAGGTGACTTGTTATTTTTACAATCCAAATATTCATCCCGAACAAGAATATCAGCAGCGATTGGACGAATTGAAGCGATTGCTGAAAGAACTGGAAGCTGAAATCATTGTTGGCGAGTACGATCCGAAAAATTGGTTCGCCGCCGTCAAGGGGCTGGAACACGAGCCCGAAGGTGGGAAGCGTTGCGCAGTGTGTTTTAGGTTTCGTCTTGAACGGACGGCAAAAGTCGCCGTGGAAAAGGGATTTGATGCTTTTACTACAGTCATGTCCATCAGCCCGCACAAAAGCGCCCAACTTTTGAATGACATCGGAAATGAGTTGTCCGAAAAGTACGGGGTCGAATACATTGAAGCCAATTTCAAGAAAAAAGACGGATTCAAGCGCAGCGCGGAGTTAAGCAGAAAATATAATCTTTACCGGCAGAATTACTGCGGTTGCATTTTCAGTCGAAGGTGA
- the amrS gene encoding AmmeMemoRadiSam system radical SAM enzyme, with amino-acid sequence MKEAMFYRQLENEKVECTLCPHFCKLNNGQIGVCRVRQNKNGKLYSLTYGKAVAVHVDPIEKKPLFHVAPGSRSFSVATVGCNFKCKFCQNYDISQVPDLSIIDRYSQQFTPRDLVEMAVRNHCKSIAYTYTEPTIFYEYAFDTAQLAHKLGILNVFVTNGYISPEPLEKIKSILDAANVDLKSFSDKFYRKFTGARLQPVLDTLKLMKKSDIWVEVTTLVIPGENDSPEELTKIAKFISSELGQETPWHVSRFYPQYHLQTHSSTPVSTLELAFKIGKKQGLHYVYVGNVPGSEGENTVCPNCGKMLVRRIGYQIQENNIENGACKFCGKSIAGLGL; translated from the coding sequence ATGAAAGAAGCCATGTTTTATCGACAGCTTGAGAACGAAAAAGTGGAATGCACGCTCTGTCCGCATTTTTGTAAATTGAACAACGGACAGATAGGTGTTTGCCGCGTTCGTCAGAACAAAAATGGCAAGCTGTACAGTCTGACTTATGGAAAAGCTGTTGCTGTGCACGTGGATCCCATTGAAAAAAAGCCGCTCTTTCACGTTGCGCCCGGCTCGCGGTCTTTTTCCGTGGCGACGGTAGGCTGCAATTTCAAATGCAAATTTTGTCAAAATTATGATATTTCCCAGGTGCCGGATTTGAGTATCATCGACCGCTACAGCCAGCAATTTACTCCGCGGGATCTGGTGGAAATGGCGGTTCGGAATCATTGTAAATCAATTGCCTATACCTATACAGAGCCTACTATTTTTTACGAGTACGCTTTTGACACAGCCCAATTGGCGCACAAGCTTGGCATTTTGAATGTCTTTGTGACCAACGGCTACATCAGTCCCGAGCCGCTGGAAAAAATAAAATCGATTCTGGACGCGGCGAACGTGGATTTGAAAAGTTTCAGCGATAAATTTTACCGCAAATTTACCGGCGCCCGATTGCAGCCGGTGTTGGACACGTTGAAATTAATGAAGAAATCGGACATCTGGGTCGAAGTGACCACGCTGGTGATTCCCGGGGAAAATGATTCGCCGGAAGAATTAACTAAAATTGCCAAATTCATTTCATCGGAGCTGGGGCAGGAAACGCCCTGGCATGTGAGCCGATTTTATCCGCAATATCATCTGCAAACGCACTCGTCGACGCCGGTGTCCACGTTAGAGCTGGCCTTCAAGATTGGAAAAAAACAGGGCTTGCATTACGTTTACGTGGGGAATGTTCCCGGCAGCGAAGGCGAAAATACCGTTTGTCCCAATTGTGGAAAAATGCTCGTTCGCAGAATTGGCTACCAGATTCAGGAAAATAATATTGAAAATGGCGCGTGCAAATTTTGCGGAAAGTCGATTGCTGGTCTGGGGCTTTGA
- a CDS encoding Rrf2 family transcriptional regulator — protein MIRLGKKVEYALIALQHISPKNPGELTSARELSEQYRISYELMGKILQKLARKKLIKSVQGVKGGYFLAKPINKINLAEVVEAIEGPLRMTDCVGNNEKKVCVRFDVCNVKSKVKLIQKQVEEIFQNIYLGNEN, from the coding sequence GTGATTAGGTTGGGTAAAAAAGTCGAGTACGCTCTGATCGCGTTGCAGCATATTTCCCCAAAAAATCCCGGCGAACTGACGTCTGCCAGGGAATTGTCAGAACAGTACCGCATTTCTTATGAATTAATGGGGAAAATTCTCCAGAAACTGGCGCGAAAAAAACTCATCAAATCCGTACAGGGCGTCAAAGGAGGATATTTTTTAGCGAAACCGATTAACAAGATCAATCTGGCAGAAGTCGTCGAAGCGATAGAGGGGCCGCTTCGCATGACTGACTGCGTGGGGAACAACGAAAAAAAAGTGTGTGTGCGCTTTGACGTGTGCAATGTGAAGTCAAAAGTAAAATTGATTCAAAAACAAGTCGAAGAAATTTTTCAAAATATTTATTTGGGAAATGAAAATTGA